CGGGCGCCCGCAAAGGCTCCATCAAGATCAACGGCAGCGAAACCATTGGCCTTCCAACCTACAAGATTGCGCATCTCGGCGTGGGCTACTGCCCTGAAGAGCGCGGAATCTTCTCCAGCCTCAACTGCGAAGAGAACCTGCTGCTCCCACCCTTGCTCAAGGGCGGCACTGCCGAGCAGGCCATGTCCGAAGCGCAGATCTACGAGATCTTCCCCAACCTTGCGGAGCGCAGGATGAGCCAGGGCACCCGGCTCTCAGGCGGTGAGCAGCAGATGCTTGCCGTGGCGCGCATTCTTCGCACCGGCGCAAATCTTCTGCTGCTCGACGAAATCTCCGAAGGCCTTGCGCCCGTCATCGTGCAGGCACTGGCCCACATGATTCTGATGCTCAAGCACAAAGGCTACACGGTGGTGATGGTGGAACAGAACTTCCGCTTTGCCGCGCCACTTGCCGATCGCTTCTACGTGATGGAGCACGGCACCATCGTCGAAGGCTTCACC
This genomic stretch from Diaphorobacter sp. HDW4B harbors:
- a CDS encoding ABC transporter ATP-binding protein; its protein translation is MNMNTNAPALEIKGLHAWYGESHILHGVDLTVHRGEVLTLLGRNGAGRTSTLRAIMGLTGARKGSIKINGSETIGLPTYKIAHLGVGYCPEERGIFSSLNCEENLLLPPLLKGGTAEQAMSEAQIYEIFPNLAERRMSQGTRLSGGEQQMLAVARILRTGANLLLLDEISEGLAPVIVQALAHMILMLKHKGYTVVMVEQNFRFAAPLADRFYVMEHGTIVEGFTADQLPSKTPVLNELLGV